One window of Flavobacteriales bacterium genomic DNA carries:
- a CDS encoding decaprenyl-phosphate phosphoribosyltransferase — protein MKWGTLRDLLRAKQWVKNGFLLLPGFFAGNILEPGVFLRVILGMAAFSLVASGIYIVNDLRDVQADRLHPRKCKRPIAAGLIKPSTAIVIACVVAIMGLAGAYLLEPMFGLITLGYGVMNLAYSLYLKRWAILDVMIIALGFLFRIHAGGAMANVPISMWLEILTFLLALFIAFGKRRDEVIVAAVAGNGTRRNIQGYNLEMVNSSMSLIASVTLVAYVMYTVSPEVMARIGSPYLYYTGFFVLMGMLRYLQLALVKHRTGSPTQLVLEDWPLQAVIGGWLISFAIIIYAH, from the coding sequence ATGAAATGGGGCACTCTTCGTGATCTTCTGCGCGCCAAGCAATGGGTGAAGAACGGCTTTCTGCTTCTTCCCGGCTTTTTCGCGGGGAATATCCTGGAACCCGGCGTCTTCCTACGTGTGATCCTGGGCATGGCCGCATTTTCCTTGGTAGCCTCCGGGATCTATATCGTGAACGACCTGCGGGACGTGCAAGCGGACAGACTGCATCCTCGAAAGTGCAAGCGCCCTATCGCAGCGGGCTTGATCAAACCTTCCACCGCGATCGTGATCGCATGCGTGGTGGCCATCATGGGTCTTGCAGGCGCCTACCTGTTGGAACCGATGTTCGGCCTGATCACCTTGGGATATGGTGTGATGAACCTGGCTTACAGCCTGTACCTGAAGAGGTGGGCGATCCTGGACGTGATGATCATCGCTTTGGGCTTCCTCTTTCGCATTCATGCGGGAGGCGCCATGGCGAACGTGCCGATCAGTATGTGGCTGGAGATCCTCACCTTCCTTCTGGCCTTGTTCATTGCCTTCGGCAAGCGTCGTGACGAGGTGATCGTGGCCGCAGTGGCCGGCAACGGGACCCGGCGGAACATTCAAGGGTATAACCTGGAGATGGTGAACAGCAGCATGTCCTTGATCGCCTCCGTGACCTTGGTGGCTTATGTCATGTACACCGTCAGCCCGGAAGTAATGGCCCGCATCGGCAGCCCCTATCTTTACTACACTGGTTTCTTCGTGCTCATGGGCATGCTGCGATACCTGCAATTGGCGCTGGTGAAGCATCGGACCGGTTCACCCACGCAACTGGTCCTTGAGGACTGGCCATTGCAGGCGGTGATCGGCGGTTGGCTGATCTCATTCGCTATCATCATCTATGCACATTGA
- the kbl gene encoding glycine C-acetyltransferase, with amino-acid sequence MYGKLKDHLIKELAAIEEAGLYKRERIITSEQGAEITVNTGSGAGADSRKVLNFCANNYLGLSSDPEVVKAAHDTLDSHGYGMSSVRFICGTQDIHKELEEKLAKYHSTDDTILYAACFDANGGVFEPLLGQEDAIISDSLNHASIIDGVRLCKAMRYRYANNDMADLEVQLKMARADGAGHIVIVTDGVFSMDGIVADLKGICDLADKYEALVMVDECHAAGFIGKTGRGSVEHCGVTGRVDIITGTLGKALGGAMGGYTTGRKEIIEMLRQRSRPYLFSNSLTPAIVGASIKVIDLLSGSTDLRDRLEKNVDRFRTGIEKLGFKTRGSGAAIVPVMLGDAKLSQVMADKLLDEGIYVIGFFFPVVPKDTARIRVQLNAAQTDAHIDKALAAFEKVGKELGVI; translated from the coding sequence ATGTACGGAAAACTGAAGGACCATTTGATCAAGGAACTGGCCGCCATCGAAGAGGCCGGCCTGTACAAGCGTGAGCGTATCATCACCAGCGAGCAGGGCGCGGAGATCACCGTGAACACCGGCTCTGGGGCCGGTGCGGACTCCCGCAAAGTGCTGAACTTCTGCGCCAACAATTACCTCGGTCTGAGCTCGGACCCCGAGGTGGTGAAGGCGGCGCACGACACATTGGATTCCCATGGTTATGGCATGAGCAGTGTACGCTTCATCTGCGGTACGCAGGACATACACAAGGAACTGGAGGAGAAGCTGGCCAAGTACCACAGCACCGACGATACAATACTTTACGCCGCCTGCTTTGATGCCAACGGGGGCGTGTTCGAGCCACTACTGGGGCAGGAGGACGCCATCATCAGCGATTCCCTGAACCACGCCAGCATCATCGACGGGGTGCGCCTGTGCAAGGCCATGCGCTACCGTTATGCGAACAACGACATGGCCGACCTGGAAGTGCAGCTGAAAATGGCCCGTGCCGATGGTGCCGGCCATATCGTGATCGTCACTGACGGTGTGTTCAGCATGGACGGCATTGTCGCGGACCTCAAAGGCATCTGTGATCTAGCGGACAAGTATGAGGCCTTGGTGATGGTGGACGAATGCCATGCGGCGGGCTTCATCGGCAAAACGGGGCGCGGGAGTGTTGAGCATTGTGGTGTCACCGGTCGCGTGGACATCATCACGGGCACCTTGGGCAAGGCGCTTGGCGGGGCCATGGGGGGTTATACCACGGGTCGGAAGGAGATCATCGAAATGCTGCGCCAACGCTCGCGTCCGTATCTCTTCAGCAATTCACTTACACCTGCCATTGTCGGCGCGTCCATCAAGGTGATCGATCTGCTGAGCGGTTCCACCGATCTGCGCGACCGCTTGGAGAAGAACGTGGACCGCTTCCGCACAGGCATTGAAAAGCTCGGGTTCAAGACCCGCGGTTCCGGCGCGGCGATCGTGCCCGTGATGCTCGGCGACGCCAAACTCAGCCAAGTGATGGCGGACAAACTGCTGGATGAGGGCATCTATGTCATCGGCTTCTTCTTCCCCGTGGTCCCGAAAGACACCGCCCGAATCCGCGTGCAATTGAACGCGGCCCAAACGGACGCGCACATCGATAAGGCGCTCGCCGCATTCGAAAAGGTGGGGAAGGAACTCGGGGTGATCTGA
- a CDS encoding CPBP family intramembrane metalloprotease encodes MRAFITRFPVLSFTVLTLGYQFLMVGFMSYRLHDGLRMEDDPVAHMVFRFRVFGPLGFAMLISYYLQGSDGLKTLFGSYFRWKAPTRFYALAISWKFLYFYAGIIVITLLGLAPWPGWVIEDFFGGTKQAAINLMHNFAFIVGIAFVEETAWMKFSVTRLQGRFSALASCAIVGVSWGLWYLPMLLLGEGVPDGFPVPVFMASMFSLTILLGWIFNMTRSGTTLMIAQIVSNCAFFIVPVFPANGGLDPIYINGFVVANCIGSALLVLIYGWRELGTRKRAVWGEERSTAPLPVLQPLPITRGTLK; translated from the coding sequence ATGCGCGCTTTCATCACCCGTTTCCCCGTGCTCTCGTTCACGGTACTGACGTTGGGCTACCAGTTCTTGATGGTTGGCTTCATGTCCTACAGGCTGCATGATGGCCTACGGATGGAGGACGACCCCGTGGCGCACATGGTGTTCCGCTTCCGAGTGTTCGGGCCGCTCGGTTTTGCCATGTTGATCTCCTATTACCTTCAAGGGTCGGACGGGCTGAAGACGCTTTTCGGCTCCTATTTCAGATGGAAGGCACCGACCCGGTTCTATGCGCTCGCAATCTCCTGGAAGTTCCTCTATTTCTACGCGGGGATCATCGTGATCACACTGCTCGGGCTTGCACCTTGGCCCGGTTGGGTCATCGAGGATTTTTTCGGCGGAACGAAGCAGGCGGCGATCAACCTGATGCACAATTTCGCCTTCATCGTCGGCATCGCATTCGTGGAGGAGACCGCCTGGATGAAGTTCTCCGTGACCCGCCTCCAAGGCCGCTTTTCCGCCTTGGCCTCCTGTGCCATCGTGGGTGTTTCATGGGGCTTGTGGTACCTGCCCATGCTGCTCTTGGGCGAAGGTGTCCCGGACGGTTTCCCCGTTCCGGTTTTCATGGCCAGCATGTTCTCGCTCACCATCCTGCTGGGCTGGATCTTCAACATGACGCGTAGCGGCACGACCCTGATGATCGCACAGATCGTGAGCAATTGCGCCTTCTTCATTGTTCCCGTGTTCCCCGCGAACGGCGGCCTGGACCCGATCTACATCAACGGCTTCGTGGTGGCCAACTGCATCGGGTCCGCACTGCTCGTGCTGATCTATGGCTGGCGCGAGCTGGGTACGCGGAAACGCGCGGTATGGGGCGAGGAACGATCGACGGCCCCCCTGCCAGTGCTTCAGCCGTTGCCCATCACCCGGGGCACCTTGAAGTAA
- the gatC gene encoding Asp-tRNA(Asn)/Glu-tRNA(Gln) amidotransferase subunit GatC — protein sequence MKIDEATLDRIAELARLDMSDPAVRATLLGDMQRVIDFVEALNQVDTTGVEPLVFLNEELDVLRADTPALEISKEEALGNAPLKDSDYFKVPRVMGNG from the coding sequence ATGAAGATCGACGAAGCCACCTTGGACCGCATCGCCGAATTGGCACGGTTGGACATGAGCGACCCTGCCGTCCGCGCCACCTTGCTCGGCGACATGCAGCGCGTGATCGATTTTGTGGAAGCCCTCAACCAAGTGGACACTACGGGCGTGGAGCCTCTGGTCTTCCTGAACGAGGAGCTGGATGTATTGCGTGCCGATACGCCGGCCTTGGAGATCTCCAAGGAGGAAGCCCTCGGGAACGCTCCGCTCAAGGACAGTGATTACTTCAAGGTGCCCCGGGTGATGGGCAACGGCTGA
- a CDS encoding 1-acyl-sn-glycerol-3-phosphate acyltransferase, with the protein MSFSQEQRSRPMVADGERLRRPLLKWLFLLPRLIFKLWFMLVFALSLVLLYIPFRVLLRKPSRYPRAFMLMRFWGGFLGFFMLMPIRVKREGMLPPPPYVVCINHSSYLDIVHTFNVVPDYFLFMGKYELLKWPLFNIFFKDMHIAVNRGSRTEAARALMKAGRAIDLGVSVSIFPEATIPQSSPRMKTFKDGAFRLAIEKQVPIVPITFLDNWRLLGDPEKWSSRGHPGIARAVVHPPVPTKGLAVSDIDALRRHVFDIIEAPLRAEYPGS; encoded by the coding sequence GTGTCCTTTTCCCAAGAACAGCGATCCCGGCCCATGGTGGCCGATGGCGAGCGCCTGCGGCGGCCCTTGCTGAAGTGGCTCTTCCTCCTGCCCCGGCTGATCTTCAAGCTGTGGTTCATGCTCGTGTTCGCCCTCTCGTTGGTGCTGCTCTATATCCCTTTCCGGGTCCTATTGCGCAAACCATCGCGTTATCCGCGGGCCTTTATGTTGATGCGCTTCTGGGGCGGCTTCCTCGGTTTTTTCATGCTGATGCCGATACGCGTGAAACGGGAAGGCATGTTGCCCCCGCCGCCGTACGTCGTCTGTATCAATCACAGCAGTTATTTGGACATCGTCCATACCTTCAATGTGGTACCGGACTATTTCCTTTTCATGGGGAAGTATGAGCTCCTGAAGTGGCCCTTGTTCAATATCTTCTTCAAGGACATGCACATCGCGGTGAACCGTGGCAGCCGCACGGAAGCCGCGCGGGCCTTGATGAAGGCCGGACGCGCCATCGACCTTGGCGTGAGCGTTAGCATTTTCCCCGAGGCCACCATACCGCAGAGCTCGCCCCGCATGAAGACCTTCAAGGACGGAGCGTTCCGCTTGGCCATTGAAAAGCAGGTGCCCATCGTGCCCATCACCTTTCTTGATAATTGGCGGCTCCTGGGCGATCCTGAAAAGTGGTCGAGCAGGGGGCATCCGGGCATTGCGCGGGCGGTGGTCCACCCACCGGTGCCCACAAAGGGGCTGGCCGTATCCGATATCGATGCCTTGCGCCGGCACGTGTTCGACATCATTGAGGCACCTTTGCGTGCGGAATATCCCGGATCATGA
- the trpS gene encoding tryptophan--tRNA ligase, producing the protein MRVLTGIQSTGVPHLGNLLGAILPAISMGRSAGNDAFLFIADMHSFTAVRDPQVLRENTYAVAAAWLACGLDVENVTFYRQSDVPEVTELTWYLGCLTPYPMLANAHSFKDKSANVSQVNAGLFYYPVLMAADILLYDTNMVPVGKDQKQHLEITRDIASTFNRAYGDDTFVMPESRIDEQLMTVPGTDGRKMSKSYGNTINIFLPEKELKKQVMGIVTDSKALEDPKDPATDNVFQLFKMVAEPADVEAMREQYLRGGFGYGHAKKALLEVLLTRFVSERTSFQELMTDKGQLDDRLRIGAEKARTVANATLDRVRIRAGYGSKG; encoded by the coding sequence ATGCGCGTTCTCACTGGAATACAAAGCACCGGGGTACCCCATCTGGGCAATCTTCTCGGAGCGATCCTGCCGGCCATCTCCATGGGCCGGTCGGCGGGCAATGATGCCTTCCTCTTCATCGCCGACATGCACTCCTTCACCGCGGTGCGGGACCCTCAGGTATTACGGGAGAACACATATGCCGTAGCTGCGGCCTGGTTGGCCTGCGGGCTGGACGTGGAGAACGTGACCTTCTACCGGCAAAGTGATGTGCCGGAGGTGACCGAGCTCACGTGGTACTTGGGGTGCCTCACACCCTACCCCATGCTGGCGAACGCCCACTCCTTCAAGGACAAGAGCGCCAATGTCAGCCAGGTGAACGCCGGGCTGTTCTACTATCCCGTGCTGATGGCAGCGGACATCCTGCTGTACGATACCAACATGGTGCCCGTGGGCAAAGACCAGAAACAGCACCTGGAGATCACCCGAGACATCGCCAGCACGTTCAACCGGGCGTATGGTGACGACACCTTCGTGATGCCGGAATCCCGGATCGACGAGCAGCTAATGACCGTTCCGGGCACCGACGGCCGGAAGATGAGCAAGAGCTACGGCAACACCATCAACATCTTCCTGCCTGAAAAAGAGCTGAAGAAACAGGTGATGGGGATCGTGACGGACAGCAAGGCCCTGGAGGATCCCAAGGACCCGGCTACGGACAATGTTTTTCAACTCTTCAAGATGGTGGCGGAGCCAGCGGACGTGGAGGCCATGCGTGAACAGTATTTGCGCGGCGGTTTTGGCTATGGTCACGCTAAAAAGGCACTATTGGAGGTGCTCCTCACAAGGTTTGTGAGCGAGCGCACCTCATTTCAAGAGCTAATGACGGACAAGGGACAGCTCGATGATCGATTGCGGATCGGGGCTGAAAAAGCACGGACCGTGGCCAATGCCACGTTGGATCGGGTGCGGATACGCGCAGGCTACGGATCAAAGGGATAA
- a CDS encoding AMP-binding protein gives MTARRKHTRTIKDAFGSLTLDGKQLEHLGVYKYFDQLNNKRRKAETWKDEVYHLVLELILLGGKSISASTSGTTGTPKAMRIPRRDLVHSARLTAEAFDLKEGDRALLCLPCAYIAGKMMFVRAMALGLDLHVMDPRGSVLGNLGDIKDRFRFTAMVPLQLHRAIQEDHARVERQFDTILLGGGPVSAALEEDLQGLKTAVYQGYGSTETVTHVALRKLNGKERSDRYTAIGRVTFGMDERGCLVVRTPHLITKEHVTNDLVDLIDDTHLRWLGRIDNVILSGGKKIYPEQLEAKTAGVIPWPHFFMACPDERLGEAVALVLETERGSEEVLDEVLQALFSVLSEHELPRRVTALRSFLRTGSGKVVRRLVP, from the coding sequence ATGACCGCCCGTAGAAAGCACACGAGGACCATCAAAGACGCGTTCGGATCGTTGACATTGGACGGGAAGCAGTTGGAGCATCTCGGCGTGTACAAGTATTTCGATCAATTGAATAACAAACGGCGCAAGGCGGAAACGTGGAAGGACGAGGTCTACCATTTGGTCTTGGAACTCATCTTGTTGGGCGGTAAGTCCATCAGCGCAAGTACCAGTGGTACTACAGGTACGCCGAAGGCCATGCGCATCCCACGCCGTGATCTGGTACACAGCGCACGTCTCACGGCCGAAGCGTTCGACCTGAAGGAAGGAGACCGCGCCTTGTTGTGCCTTCCCTGCGCCTACATCGCCGGTAAGATGATGTTCGTGCGTGCGATGGCCCTTGGCCTCGACCTGCATGTGATGGACCCGCGCGGCAGCGTGCTGGGCAATCTCGGCGATATCAAGGACCGCTTCCGCTTTACAGCGATGGTGCCACTGCAACTGCACCGCGCCATTCAAGAGGACCATGCCCGCGTTGAAAGGCAATTCGACACCATCCTCCTTGGCGGTGGGCCGGTAAGCGCTGCGTTGGAAGAAGATCTGCAAGGCTTGAAGACCGCTGTATACCAAGGGTATGGAAGCACCGAGACGGTGACGCACGTGGCTTTGCGGAAGTTGAACGGAAAGGAGAGGAGCGATCGCTACACCGCCATCGGACGCGTGACCTTTGGCATGGATGAACGCGGCTGCCTCGTGGTCCGCACACCGCATTTGATTACAAAGGAGCATGTCACCAACGACCTGGTGGACTTGATCGACGACACGCACCTCCGTTGGTTAGGCCGTATCGACAACGTGATCCTCAGCGGAGGCAAGAAGATCTATCCGGAACAGTTGGAGGCGAAGACCGCCGGGGTGATCCCTTGGCCACACTTCTTCATGGCCTGTCCGGACGAACGCTTGGGCGAGGCCGTGGCTTTGGTATTGGAGACGGAACGGGGCTCGGAAGAAGTGCTGGATGAGGTGTTGCAGGCACTTTTCAGCGTACTATCGGAACATGAGCTTCCCCGCCGGGTGACGGCGTTGCGATCTTTTCTGCGAACGGGTTCCGGTAAGGTCGTGAGGCGCTTGGTGCCCTAA
- a CDS encoding o-succinylbenzoate synthase: MIQATWNELTLTPRFPLGTSKGVINVRTVWYLIAWDTDRPQVRGIGEAALFPGHSKEFPADVRTKLLELCADTSNWEQRLHDDLVHVPSVRFAVEQCLRDLQVSGSKVLFPSEFTLGRAGIPINGLVWMGDKDTMRERFKAQIDGGNRCMKMKIGAIGIDEELGLLTDVRREFSAKELTLRVDANGAFTNSTVMPVLERLAELEVESIEQPVPSGLYEVMAELCASSPLPIALDEDLIGMNTTEAKKDLLDHVKPQHIVIKPSMVGGWAAAQEWIDLAQERSIGWWITSALESSIGLNAIAQWTATLGVTVPQGLGTGSVYADNIPSPLTVKGGELRYLPEVAWDLERLAL, encoded by the coding sequence ATGATCCAAGCTACTTGGAACGAACTCACCCTCACCCCGCGCTTTCCGCTGGGTACTAGCAAGGGTGTGATCAACGTGCGCACGGTTTGGTACCTGATCGCATGGGACACGGACCGTCCGCAAGTGCGCGGCATTGGTGAAGCGGCGCTCTTCCCCGGCCACAGCAAGGAATTCCCGGCGGATGTGCGCACCAAGTTGTTGGAGCTCTGCGCGGATACGTCCAACTGGGAGCAACGCTTGCACGATGATCTTGTCCATGTGCCCAGCGTGCGCTTCGCCGTGGAGCAATGCCTGCGCGACCTGCAAGTGAGCGGTAGCAAAGTGCTGTTTCCGTCCGAGTTCACATTGGGGCGCGCGGGCATCCCGATCAATGGCCTGGTGTGGATGGGCGACAAGGACACGATGCGCGAACGGTTCAAGGCGCAGATCGACGGCGGCAACCGCTGCATGAAGATGAAGATCGGCGCGATCGGCATCGATGAAGAATTGGGATTGCTGACCGATGTGCGCCGCGAGTTCAGTGCGAAGGAACTGACCTTACGCGTGGATGCGAATGGCGCGTTCACCAACAGCACGGTGATGCCCGTGCTGGAGCGCCTCGCGGAATTGGAAGTGGAAAGCATCGAGCAACCGGTGCCTTCCGGGCTGTACGAAGTGATGGCCGAGCTGTGCGCGAGCAGTCCGCTGCCGATCGCGTTGGACGAGGACCTCATCGGCATGAATACGACCGAGGCCAAGAAAGACCTGTTGGACCATGTGAAGCCCCAACACATCGTCATCAAGCCAAGCATGGTGGGCGGATGGGCCGCAGCGCAGGAATGGATCGACCTCGCGCAGGAACGCAGCATCGGCTGGTGGATCACCTCGGCGCTGGAAAGCAGCATCGGACTGAACGCCATCGCGCAATGGACAGCCACTTTGGGCGTGACCGTTCCACAAGGCTTGGGCACGGGCAGCGTCTACGCGGACAATATCCCGTCCCCGTTGACCGTGAAAGGCGGCGAGTTGCGCTACCTTCCCGAAGTGGCCTGGGATCTTGAACGGCTCGCCCTATGA